The following are encoded in a window of bacterium genomic DNA:
- the secY gene encoding preprotein translocase subunit SecY, with protein sequence MIESIQNIWRIKDLRLRVLFTFGLLAIYRVGSYVPIPGINLEALKGWFEQNQGSVFGLVDLFTGGNLQNLTIFALGIMPYISASIILQLLAVVWPYLERLQKEGEVGRRKINQWTRYGTIMLSMIQGAGICLWVSKIHTGDQAVVTNPGIGFFLVTILTLTTGTAFIMWLGEQITERGIGNGISLIIFAGIVARFPHAVVSTAREVLTGEKGLLPMVLLAVAMFAVVAAVVFVERAQRRIPIQYASRVQGRRVMRGQATFLPLRVNTAGVIPVIFATSLMVLPVTLLRLVYERWPNASLGAIDRQLQYHMPWYNIVCFLMILGFCYFYTAIIFNPQDTAENMKRVGGFIPGVRPGKPTAQHINNVLTRLTFAGAIYLGVIWLLPNFLMYGFQLHNLEPAAVGQFFNRLVPKILLEGLQVKFYFGGTSLLIVVGVAMDTVQQIESQLVMRHYDGFLKKTRIKGRRG encoded by the coding sequence ATGATCGAAAGCATCCAGAACATTTGGCGCATCAAGGACTTGAGGCTGAGGGTGCTGTTCACCTTCGGCCTCTTGGCCATCTACCGCGTCGGCTCCTACGTGCCGATCCCGGGGATCAACCTCGAGGCGCTGAAGGGCTGGTTCGAGCAGAACCAGGGCTCGGTGTTCGGGCTCGTGGATCTGTTCACCGGCGGCAACCTGCAGAACCTGACGATCTTCGCCCTGGGCATCATGCCCTACATCTCGGCGTCGATCATTCTGCAGCTGCTCGCCGTGGTCTGGCCGTACCTCGAGCGCCTCCAGAAGGAAGGCGAGGTCGGGCGGCGCAAGATCAACCAGTGGACGCGCTACGGCACGATCATGCTCTCGATGATCCAGGGCGCGGGCATCTGCCTCTGGGTCAGCAAGATCCACACCGGCGACCAGGCCGTCGTGACGAACCCGGGGATCGGCTTCTTCCTGGTGACGATCCTCACCCTCACGACCGGCACCGCGTTCATCATGTGGCTCGGCGAGCAGATCACCGAGCGCGGCATCGGCAACGGCATCTCCCTGATCATCTTCGCCGGCATCGTCGCCCGCTTCCCGCACGCGGTGGTGAGCACGGCCCGCGAAGTCCTCACGGGGGAGAAGGGCCTGCTGCCGATGGTGCTGCTGGCCGTGGCGATGTTCGCCGTGGTCGCGGCGGTCGTCTTCGTCGAGCGCGCGCAGCGGCGGATCCCGATCCAGTACGCCAGCCGGGTGCAGGGCCGCCGGGTGATGCGCGGCCAGGCGACGTTCCTCCCGCTGCGCGTGAACACCGCCGGCGTCATCCCGGTCATCTTCGCGACCTCGCTGATGGTGCTGCCGGTGACGCTGCTGCGGCTGGTCTACGAGCGCTGGCCCAACGCCTCGCTCGGCGCGATCGACCGCCAGCTGCAGTACCACATGCCTTGGTACAACATCGTCTGCTTCCTGATGATCCTCGGGTTCTGCTACTTCTACACGGCGATCATCTTCAACCCGCAGGACACCGCCGAGAACATGAAGCGGGTCGGCGGGTTCATCCCCGGGGTGCGCCCCGGCAAGCCGACCGCCCAGCACATCAACAACGTGCTGACGCGGCTGACCTTCGCCGGCGCGATCTACCTCGGCGTGATCTGGCTGCTCCCGAACTTCCTGATGTACGGGTTCCAGCTGCACAACCTCGAGCCGGCCGCGGTGGGGCAGTTCTTCAACCGCCTCGTGCCGAAGATCCTGCTCGAAGGGCTGCAGGTGAAGTTCTACTTCGGCGGCACGTCGCTCCTGATCGTCGTCGGCGTCGCGATGGACACCGTCCAGCAGATCGAGTCCCAACTCGTGATGCGGCACTACGACGGGTTCCTCAAGAAGACGCGGATCAAGGGGCGGAGGGGCTGA
- a CDS encoding adenylate kinase translates to MARLALFGPPGAGKGTQAARIVAALGVPHVSTGDMLRAAVRSGSDLGRRVKEVMDAGHLVSDELIADVVAERLAQADASRGFLLDGFPRTVRQISLLDRILGERNLDCVVLLDVPDQVVEDRLLGRATKGDGGVVRADDNLETIRKRLAVYREETLPVAAVYDGRGVLARVDGVGTEEEVFARVVAALPAAGGR, encoded by the coding sequence ATGGCGCGTTTGGCGCTGTTCGGGCCCCCGGGCGCGGGGAAGGGGACGCAGGCGGCGCGGATCGTGGCCGCTCTGGGCGTCCCCCACGTCTCGACCGGGGACATGCTGCGGGCGGCCGTCCGCTCGGGTTCGGATCTCGGACGGCGCGTGAAGGAAGTGATGGACGCGGGGCATCTCGTTTCGGACGAGCTGATCGCGGACGTCGTCGCGGAGCGGCTCGCCCAGGCGGACGCCTCCCGCGGCTTCCTGCTCGACGGTTTCCCCCGGACGGTGCGCCAGATCAGCCTGCTCGACCGGATCCTCGGCGAGCGGAACCTCGACTGCGTCGTCCTGCTCGACGTTCCGGACCAGGTGGTCGAAGATCGGCTGCTCGGCCGGGCGACGAAGGGGGACGGAGGGGTCGTCCGCGCGGACGACAACCTCGAGACGATTCGGAAGCGGCTGGCCGTCTACCGCGAGGAGACGTTGCCGGTCGCCGCGGTCTACGACGGGCGCGGAGTTCTGGCTCGGGTGGACGGCGTCGGCACGGAGGAAGAGGTTTTCGCCCGCGTCGTCGCCGCGCTGCCGGCGGCGGGCGGCCGATGA
- the map gene encoding type I methionyl aminopeptidase translates to MIARRSPAEIERIDRACRLVRQVLAELAAAAQEGITTAELDEIAEKLTLDGGARPAFKGYMGYPASVCISVNEEVIHGIPGPRKLEAGDLVSLDFGVLLDGYYGDSAVTTGVGALDPESERLSRVTRESMLLGIEQARAGNRISDIGHAVESHARPAGFGVVRDYVGHGIGTRMHEEPQIPNYGRPGHGPRIEEGMVLAIEPMITAGSAALKVLRDNWTAVTRDGSRAAHWELVAAVTADGPKIMGEPA, encoded by the coding sequence ATGATCGCGCGTCGCAGTCCGGCCGAGATCGAGCGGATCGACCGGGCCTGCCGGCTGGTGCGGCAGGTGCTGGCGGAACTGGCCGCGGCGGCCCAGGAAGGCATCACCACGGCCGAACTGGACGAGATCGCGGAAAAATTGACCCTCGACGGGGGAGCGCGACCGGCGTTCAAGGGATACATGGGGTATCCTGCGTCGGTTTGCATCTCCGTCAACGAGGAGGTCATCCACGGCATCCCGGGCCCGCGGAAGTTGGAAGCGGGCGATCTGGTGAGCCTGGACTTCGGCGTTCTCCTCGACGGGTACTACGGAGACAGCGCGGTCACGACGGGCGTCGGCGCGCTGGATCCGGAGAGCGAACGGCTGTCCCGGGTGACGCGCGAATCGATGCTCCTGGGCATCGAGCAGGCGCGGGCCGGGAACCGGATCTCCGACATCGGCCACGCGGTGGAGAGCCACGCGCGGCCGGCCGGGTTCGGGGTCGTCCGGGACTACGTGGGGCACGGGATCGGGACGCGGATGCACGAAGAGCCGCAGATCCCGAACTACGGCCGTCCGGGGCACGGCCCCCGGATCGAGGAAGGGATGGTGCTGGCGATCGAGCCGATGATCACGGCGGGATCGGCGGCGTTGAAGGTGCTGCGCGACAACTGGACGGCGGTCACCCGGGACGGCTCCCGGGCGGCCCACTGGGAGCTGGTCGCGGCGGTCACCGCCGACGGGCCGAAGATCATGGGCGAGCCGGCGTGA
- the infA gene encoding translation initiation factor IF-1: MSKEEAIQVEATVDETLPNAMFRLKLDNGHMVLAHISGRMRKNFIRILPGDRVLVELSPYDLNRGRIIYRYK, from the coding sequence TTGAGCAAGGAGGAGGCCATCCAAGTCGAGGCGACCGTGGACGAGACGTTGCCGAACGCAATGTTCCGGTTGAAGCTCGACAATGGCCACATGGTGCTGGCGCACATCTCCGGGCGGATGCGCAAGAACTTCATCCGCATCCTGCCGGGGGACCGCGTGCTGGTGGAGTTGTCCCCGTACGACCTGAACCGGGGACGGATCATTTACCGGTACAAGTGA
- the rpmJ gene encoding 50S ribosomal protein L36: protein MKVRASVRKICDKCKIVRRKGVVRVICENPKHKQRQG, encoded by the coding sequence ATGAAAGTCAGGGCTTCGGTGCGGAAAATCTGCGACAAGTGCAAGATCGTCCGGCGCAAGGGGGTGGTCCGGGTGATTTGCGAGAACCCCAAGCACAAGCAGCGCCAGGGCTGA
- the rpsM gene encoding 30S ribosomal protein S13, with translation MARIAGVDLPLNKRIDVALTYIYGIGAARSARILATADVPVAVRVKDLTEEQTKKIRQIITDEGRVEGDLRKNTQMDIKRLIEIGCYRGTRHRMGLPVRGQRTHTNARTKKGPRIAVAGKKKVKK, from the coding sequence ATGGCACGCATCGCCGGCGTGGATCTTCCCCTCAACAAGCGCATCGACGTGGCGCTGACCTACATCTACGGCATCGGCGCCGCACGCTCGGCGCGGATCCTCGCGACGGCCGACGTTCCGGTGGCCGTTCGCGTGAAGGATCTGACGGAAGAGCAGACGAAGAAGATCCGTCAGATCATCACGGACGAAGGCCGGGTGGAAGGCGACCTGCGCAAGAACACCCAGATGGACATCAAGCGGCTGATCGAAATCGGCTGCTACCGCGGCACGCGGCACCGCATGGGCCTGCCGGTCCGCGGCCAGCGCACCCACACCAACGCGCGGACGAAGAAGGGTCCGCGTATCGCGGTGGCGGGGAAGAAGAAGGTCAAGAAGTAA
- the rpsK gene encoding 30S ribosomal protein S11, with amino-acid sequence MAKAAPKGKKVVKKREKKNIPHGVAHIAATFNNTIVSITDPMGNVVAWASAGRAGFKGSRKGTPFAAQMAASAAVAAAKEHGLRTVDVRVQGPGAGRESSIRALAAAGLEVRSIKDVTPIPHNGCRPPKRRRV; translated from the coding sequence ATGGCGAAAGCGGCACCTAAGGGCAAGAAAGTCGTCAAGAAGCGGGAGAAGAAGAACATCCCGCACGGCGTCGCCCACATCGCGGCGACGTTCAACAACACGATCGTCTCCATCACCGATCCGATGGGGAACGTCGTCGCTTGGGCGAGCGCCGGCCGGGCCGGCTTCAAGGGCTCGCGCAAGGGGACGCCGTTCGCCGCGCAGATGGCCGCCAGCGCGGCCGTGGCCGCGGCGAAGGAACATGGTCTGCGCACGGTCGACGTCCGGGTGCAGGGGCCGGGCGCGGGACGCGAGTCGTCGATCCGCGCTCTCGCCGCCGCGGGCCTCGAGGTCCGCTCGATCAAGGACGTCACCCCCATTCCGCACAACGGTTGCCGCCCTCCCAAGCGGCGCCGCGTGTAA
- the rpsD gene encoding 30S ribosomal protein S4, which produces MGRYIGPACRLCRREGTQLFLKGERCFKDKCAVKRRNYAPGQHGKRRVKLQGYGLQLREKQKVKRIYGVLERQFRLYFQRASARKGVTGENLLAFLERRLDNVVYRLGFAASRTQARQLVNHGHFTVNGRKVDVASFTVRKGDVVELRAGSRKNATLQANLDTAQGRGIPGWLALDAAAFRGTVAALPRRDDIQMPIQENLIVELYSK; this is translated from the coding sequence ATGGGACGCTACATCGGGCCGGCCTGCCGGCTCTGCCGCCGCGAAGGGACGCAGCTCTTCCTCAAGGGGGAGCGCTGCTTCAAGGACAAGTGCGCCGTCAAGCGCCGCAACTACGCCCCGGGCCAGCACGGCAAGCGCCGCGTGAAGCTGCAGGGCTACGGCCTGCAGCTGCGCGAAAAGCAGAAGGTCAAGCGGATCTACGGCGTTCTCGAGCGCCAGTTCCGCCTCTACTTCCAGCGCGCCTCCGCCCGCAAGGGCGTGACGGGCGAGAACCTGCTCGCCTTCCTCGAGCGCCGTCTGGACAACGTCGTGTACCGGCTGGGCTTCGCCGCCTCGCGGACGCAGGCCCGTCAGCTGGTCAACCACGGGCACTTCACCGTCAACGGCCGCAAGGTCGACGTCGCCTCGTTCACCGTGCGCAAGGGCGACGTCGTCGAGCTGCGCGCCGGCAGCCGCAAGAACGCGACGCTGCAGGCCAACCTGGACACCGCGCAGGGGCGCGGGATCCCGGGCTGGCTGGCGCTCGACGCGGCCGCCTTCCGCGGGACGGTGGCGGCGCTGCCGCGGCGCGACGACATCCAGATGCCGATTCAGGAAAACCTGATCGTCGAGCTGTACTCCAAGTAA
- a CDS encoding DNA-directed RNA polymerase subunit alpha codes for MEKGFQKPKFLEADKGNTATYGKFTAQPYERGFGTTIGNALRRILLSSIEGAAITAVKIEGVLHEFSSIPGCTEDVTDVILNLKRVPVKLHSPRTETVRLAARGPKVVVAGDIAAGSNVEILDPSAVIATLSDEGAVEMELRIKPGRGYVPADQNMDDDLALGYIPIDSVHSPVLKVNYSVDPARVGRSTDYDKLTLEVWTDGSIAPQEAVATAAKLLKDHLSIYITFAEQVSEEAEVVDTEDDRVREYLDRSIDELELSVRSYNCLKNAGIESVRDLVQRTEPELLKTKNFGRKSLNEIKELLADMKLSLGMRVGGRGAARPA; via the coding sequence ATGGAGAAAGGCTTTCAAAAGCCGAAGTTCCTCGAGGCGGACAAGGGCAACACCGCCACGTACGGCAAGTTCACCGCCCAGCCGTACGAACGCGGCTTCGGCACGACGATCGGCAACGCGCTGCGGCGGATCCTGCTCTCCTCGATCGAGGGGGCGGCGATCACGGCCGTCAAGATCGAAGGCGTGCTGCACGAGTTCTCGTCGATTCCCGGCTGCACCGAGGACGTCACCGACGTCATTCTCAATCTCAAGCGGGTGCCGGTGAAGCTGCACTCGCCGCGGACGGAGACGGTGCGGCTGGCGGCGCGCGGCCCGAAGGTCGTCGTCGCCGGCGACATCGCGGCCGGCTCGAACGTCGAGATCCTCGACCCGTCGGCGGTCATCGCCACCCTCTCCGACGAAGGGGCGGTGGAGATGGAGCTCCGGATCAAGCCGGGGCGCGGCTACGTTCCGGCCGACCAGAACATGGACGACGACTTGGCGCTGGGGTACATCCCGATCGACTCCGTGCACTCCCCGGTGCTCAAGGTGAACTACTCGGTCGATCCGGCCCGCGTGGGCCGCTCGACCGACTACGACAAGCTGACCCTCGAGGTCTGGACCGACGGCTCGATCGCTCCGCAGGAGGCCGTCGCCACCGCGGCGAAGCTGCTCAAGGACCACCTCTCGATCTACATCACCTTCGCCGAGCAGGTTTCGGAAGAGGCGGAAGTGGTGGACACCGAGGACGATCGGGTCCGCGAGTACCTCGACCGCTCGATCGACGAGTTGGAGCTGTCCGTCCGGTCCTACAACTGCCTCAAGAACGCGGGCATCGAAAGCGTCCGCGACCTGGTGCAGCGGACCGAGCCCGAGCTGCTCAAGACCAAGAACTTCGGCCGCAAGTCGCTCAACGAGATCAAGGAGCTGCTGGCCGACATGAAGTTGTCCCTGGGCATGCGCGTCGGCGGCCGTGGCGCCGCCCGGCCGGCGTGA
- the rplQ gene encoding 50S ribosomal protein L17, whose product MNHRVGYRKLGRKSEHRIATLRNLACALIENERIETTLFKAKDLRSFAERLITRARQDSVHARRVVARDIHDREIVQRLFNDVAPRFIDRPGGYTRILRTAPRKGDNAEMAIIELVVRKDAGKKKAAPAKEAKADKKAPEAKPAEPKSEAAAE is encoded by the coding sequence ATGAATCACCGCGTCGGTTACCGCAAACTCGGCCGCAAGTCCGAGCACCGCATCGCCACGTTGCGCAATCTGGCGTGCGCGCTCATCGAGAACGAGCGGATCGAGACGACCCTGTTCAAGGCGAAGGACCTGCGCTCCTTCGCCGAGCGGCTGATCACGCGCGCGCGGCAGGACTCCGTCCACGCCCGCCGCGTCGTGGCCCGGGACATCCACGACCGGGAGATCGTCCAGCGGCTCTTCAACGACGTCGCCCCGCGGTTCATCGACCGCCCGGGCGGCTACACCCGCATCCTGCGCACCGCCCCCCGCAAGGGGGACAACGCGGAGATGGCCATCATCGAGCTCGTCGTCCGCAAGGACGCCGGCAAGAAGAAGGCCGCTCCGGCGAAGGAAGCGAAGGCGGACAAGAAGGCCCCCGAGGCCAAGCCCGCCGAGCCGAAGTCCGAGGCGGCCGCGGAGTAG